One genomic window of Medicago truncatula cultivar Jemalong A17 chromosome 1, MtrunA17r5.0-ANR, whole genome shotgun sequence includes the following:
- the LOC25484257 gene encoding uncharacterized protein yields the protein MVSWRTQLRYLASKAQYASSLALKNRIGGHVKENEVATFIFKHFCHGRMTFLHRNKGEEMAPAIAGKGAILLVRRLPIPDLRRLYIGDVVVLKNPEKPDDYLVRRLAATEGYEMASTDEKDESFVLEKDQCWVVAENEKLKAKEAIDSRTFGPIHITNIVGRVLYCLRSAGDHNRVQNSFVSMHYDSPVLEMELNVDEMAKSHKA from the exons ATGGTTTCCTGGCGGACGCAGTTACGGTACCTTGCAAGCAAAGCTCAATACGCCTCCTCTCTTGCCTTAAAg AACCGTATAGGAGGTCATGTCAAAGAAAATGAGGTAGcaacttttattttcaaacaCTTCTGTCATGGAAGGATGACTTTCTTGCACCGGAATAAAGGAGAGGAGATGGCCCCTGCTATTGCTGGAAAAGGAGCAATTCTTCTTGTTCGGAGATTACCGATTCCAGACCTAAG ACGACTGTATATAGGAGATGTTGTGGTCTTGAAGAACCCCGAAAAGCCAGATGACTACCTAGTCAGAAGATTAGCGGCGACTGAAGGTTATGAAATGGCTTCTACTGATGAAAAGGATGAGTCGTTTGTTCTTGAGAAGGATCAATGTTGGGTAGTGgctgaaaatgaaaaattgaaagccAAG GAAGCAATTGACAGTCGAACATTTGGTCCAATTCACATTACCAACATCGTAGGCAGAGTCCTATACTGCCTGCGAAGTGCTGGGGACCACAACCGTGTACAGAACAG TTTTGTCAGCATGCACTACGATTCACCAGTGTTGGAAATGGAACTTAATGTTGATGAGATGGCAAAAAGTCACAAAGCCTGA